In a single window of the Paramisgurnus dabryanus chromosome 23, PD_genome_1.1, whole genome shotgun sequence genome:
- the tmem231 gene encoding transmembrane protein 231 gives MAFYEAYSHPALIRYKTRICTRATLFVIVVLCLTYISPLLVAYRSQGFWLKKSWYEEQPLVQFQYDMILIGATNTAGNYVAWSTFPNFNRLVGDNLRIPFVSVQEEDRNQDGKSDLLNLQINIPLKAEEQMFSVQLLLTFSYQLFRMSTVAMQTLAFLQHSSSVPGSQLFISADLKLHQRTPLPHRGLHAAYNVSVIDASSPLASTYDLANIIGLYQQRNLTTHLSSAIPVWMVGRAANTPFQINANINYPVETITYRPGFWETVKFAWIQYVSVLLIFLWIFQHIQTFVFQNQVLPTIVVPPFKQHRV, from the exons ATGGCTTTTTATGAGGCTTACTCGCACCCCGCTTTAATAAGATacaaaacgcgcatttgcacgagaGCAACGCTGTTTGTGATCGTGGTTTTATGCCTCACGTACATTTCACCTCTGCTCGTGGCTTACAGAAGTCAAG GGTTCTGGCTGAAGAAAAGCTGGTATGAAGAGCAGCCACTCGTTCAATTCCAGTATGATATGATCTTGATAGGAGCAACAAACACAGCTGGGAATTACGTGGCATGGAGTACATTTCCAAACTTTAATCGATTAGTTGGAGATAACTTGCGCATCCCATTCGTCTCG GTCCAGGAGGAGGACAGAAACCAGGATGGCAAATCAGATCTTCTTAACCTCCAGATCAACATCCCACTTAAAGCAGAAGAGCAGATGTTTAGCGTCCAGCTCCTCCTCACGTTCTCTTATCAGCTATTT AGGATGTCTACTGTTGCGATGCAGACGCTTGCGTTTCTCCAGCATTCTTCATCTGTGCCAGGTTCTCAGCTGTTCATCAGTGCAGATCTAAAGCTTCATCAGCGAACTCCTCTTCCTCACAGAGGGTTACATGCTGCCTACAAT GTATCGGTGATCGATGCATCCAGTCCATTAGCAAGTACATACGACCTGGCCAACATTATCGGACTCTATCAACAGAGAAACT TGACTACTCATCTCTCCAGTGCCATTCCAGTATGGATGGTTGGCAGAGCTGCAAATACTCCATTTCAGATCAATGCTAACATCAACTATCCAGTAGAAACCAT TACTTATCGTCCGGGCTTTTGGGAAACGGTGAAGTTTGCTTGGATTCAATATGTCAGTGTACTGCTCATCTTTCTGTGGATTTTCCAGCACATTCAAACGTTTGTTTTTCAGAACCAAGTCTTGCCAACTATTGTAGTGCCTCCGTTTAAGCAGCACAGAGTTTGA
- the adat1 gene encoding tRNA-specific adenosine deaminase 1: MWTPDEIASLCYDHFNKLPKRGKPEVGREWTLLAAVLQLTHSPENKSVHKQIVSLGTGTKCIGKSVMSLKGDILNDSHAEVIARRGCVRYLTDQLYKAVSGQSSAVFCPGTEKGRWMVKPDVSFIFFTSQTPCGDASIFPMNLSQAQPCKSVKETQHEEQERRGLKRPAESDLEERPRIKSRDGRLVEQKVDKASNKSNEISKDDLHRTGAKCVPEGPTDPLQPGLLYHNVGLLRLKPGRGDSTLSLSCSDKIARWGVLGFQGALLSHYLQEPIYFSTVVVGKCPYSHEAMERALNTRCAHVSDLPPGFSARPPELLQSDLEFTYNHTHTESKHTNTQGRISPCGAAISWCAVSHQPLDVTANGYKQGVTKKVLGTPQARSLITKVELFHSFLKLVAVTPKDQCPESLRGESELRTYWDYKQAAGPYQQAWTQLQLQAFPLWCRSPRDLLLFH, translated from the exons ATGTGGACTCCCGATGAGATAGCCAGTCTGTGTTATGATCACTTTAATAAACTGCCTAAAAGAGGGAAACCAGAAGTGGGTAGAGAGTGGACTCTACTAGCAGCTGTGCTTCAACTGACTCACAGTCCAGAAAACAAGTCAG TTCATAAACAGATTGTGTCTTTGGGGACGGGTACCAAATGCATCGGCAAATCTGTCATGAGTCTAAAAG GTGATATTCTGAATGACAGTCATGCTGAAGTTATTGCACGCAGAGGCTGCGTCAG ATATCTGACAGATCAGCTGTACAAGGCTGTTAGTGGCCAGAGTTCTGCGGTTTTCTGTCCAGGTACTGAGAAAGGACGATGGATGGTCAAACCTGAcgtttctttcatttttttcacCAGTCAAACACCAT GTGGCGATGCCTCCATCTTTCCTATGAACTTGAGTCAAGCGCAGCCTTGTAAGTCAGTAAAGGAGACGCAGCATGAAGAGCAAGAAAGAAGAGGTCTGAAACGCCCGGCCGAGAGCGACCTGGAGGAGCGTCCAAGAATAAAATCAAGAGATGGACGTCTGGTCGAACAAAAAGTTGACAAAGCAAGcaataaatcaaatgaaatTTCGAAGGATGACCTTCATCGCACCGGGGCCAAGTGTGTCCCCGAAGGTCCGACCGATCCTCTCCAGCCCGGGTTACTCTACCACAACGTTGGGTTGTTGCGTCTGAAGCCGGGCCGCGGTGATAGCACACTTTCTCTCTCATGCAGTGATAAAATCGCCCGCTGGGGTGTTTTAGGCTTTCAGGGTGCACTGCTGTCTCATTACCTGCAAGAGCCCATCTATTTCAGTACTGTGGTGGTTGGGAAGTGTCCATACAGTCATGAAGCCATGGAGAGAGCCTTAAACACACG atgtGCCCATGTCAGCGATCTTCCGCCCGGTTTCTCCGCCCGTCCTCCGGAGCTCCTGCAGTCAGATCTGGAGTTTACAtataaccacacacacaccgaatccaaacacacaaatacacaggGCAGGATATCCCCCTGCGGGGCAG CTATCAGCTGGTGTGCCGTATCCCATCAGCCTCTAGATGTCACTGCCAATGGCTATAAACAAGGAGTGACTAAAAAAGTTTTGGGAACACCACAAGCCAG ATCTTTGATCACTAAAGTGGAGCTTTTTCATTCATTCCTCAAACTGGTGGCAGTAACTCCAAAAGATCAATGTCCAGAGTCACTACG TGGAGAGAGCGAGTTAAGAACATACTGGGACTATAAGCAGGCTGCAGGGCCGTATCAGCAGGCCTGGACACAGCTGCAGCTGCAGGCTTTCCCGCTGTGGTGTCGCAGCCCCAGAGATCTTCTGCTCTTTCATTAA
- the gabarapl2 gene encoding gamma-aminobutyric acid receptor-associated protein-like 2: protein MKWMFKEDHSLEHRCVESAKIRNKYPDRVPVIVEKVSGSQILDIDKRKYLVPSDITVAQFMWIIRKRIQLPSEKAIFLFVDKTVPQSSLTMGQLYEKEKDEDGFLYVAYSGENTFGY, encoded by the exons ATGAAATGGATGTTTAAAGAGGATCATTCTCTGG AGCACAGGTGTGTTGAATCGGCCAAAATCCGGAATAAATACCCAGACAGAGTTCCT GTTATTGTAGAGAAAGTGTCTGGCTCACAGATTTTGGATATCGACAAGAGGAAGTATCTGGTCCCATCTGACATCACAGTGGCCCAGTTCATGTGGATTATCCGAAAGCGGATCCAGCTGCCTTCTGAAAAAGCTATATTCCTCTTTGTTGACAAAACTGTTCCTCAGTCCAG TCTGACTATGGGACAGCTATACGAGAAAGAGAAGGATGAGGACGGCTTTTTGTACGTGGCCTACAGTGGAGAGAACACGTTTGGATATTAA